Proteins from one Epinephelus moara isolate mb chromosome 1, YSFRI_EMoa_1.0, whole genome shotgun sequence genomic window:
- the scamp2l gene encoding secretory carrier membrane protein 2, like — MSGFDSNPFVDPVDVNPFQDASITQATSGATDSVGEFNPFSATDMGSHSGTTIPISAASTQPAILPTSVEQTPQANASAGQAKLIKQQEELEKKAAELERKEQELQNRTGGTAVNTGAKENNWPPLPKFSPVKPCFYQDFEEEIPEDYRRICKRMYYLWMFHSATLFLNVLACLAYFTADAANGVDFGLSILWFILFTPVAFICWYRPVYKAFRSDSSFSFFFFFFVFFFQVAVYIIQTVGIPKWGNSGWISSISMIRSNLAVAVVMMVVAGFFTVNAILAVILLKMVHSKYRRTGASFTKAQQEFSSGVLTNRTVQSAAASAATSAAQGAFGRS, encoded by the exons ATGTCGGGATTTGACAGCAACCCCTTCGTGGACCCAGTGGACGTGAATCCCTTCCAG GATGCCTCAATCACACAAGCCACCAGTGGAGCCACTGACAGCGTCGGAGAGTTCAACCCATTCTCTGCCACTGACATG GGAAGCCACTCTGGCACGACCATCCCCATCTCTGCTGCCTCCACTCAACCTGCCATCCTCCCGACCTCTGTGGAACAGACCCCACAA GCAAATGCATCTGCTGGCCAGGCTAAACTGATCAAacagcaggaggagctggagaagaAGGCAGCCGAGCTGGAGCGGAAGGAGCAGGAGCTACAGAACAGGACCGGAGGCACAGCGGTCAACACCGGTG CTAAAGAGAACAACTGGCCACCTCTTCCTAAGTTCTCCCCTGTGAAGCCCTGCTTCTATCAGGACTTTGAGGAGGAAATCCCGGAGGATTATCGCAGGATCTGCAAGAGAATGTACTACCTCTGGATGT TCCACAGTGCCACTCTCTTCCTCAACGTGCTGGCCTGCCTGGCTTACTTCACTGCAGACGCAGCGAATGGTGTTGACTTCGGTCTGTCCATCCTCTGGTTCATCCTCTTCACCCCTGTGGCCTTCATCTGCTGGTACAGGCCCGTCTACAAGGCATTCAG GTCCGACAGCTCcttcagcttcttcttcttcttttttgtcttcttcttccaaGTGGCAGTGTACATCATCCAGACTGTAGGGATCCCAAAGTGGGGGAACAG CGGATGGATCTCATCCATCAGCATGATCCGGTCAAACTTGGCTGTCGCTGTGGTCATGATGGTGGTGGCTGGTTTTTTCACTGTGAACGCCATCctggctgtcatcctcctgaAAATG GTCCACTCTAAGTACAGAAGGACAGGTGCCAGCTTCACCAAGGCTCAGCAGGAGTTCTCCAGCGGAGTCCTGACCAACCGAACCGTGCAGTCTGCTGCAGCCAGCGCCGCCACCTCTGCTGCCCAGGGAGCCTTTGGCAGGAGCTAG